A genomic window from Thermodesulfitimonas autotrophica includes:
- a CDS encoding PRC-barrel domain-containing protein: MRKSKELLGMPVVSLEEGLRVGRVTGLVVDPAAKTVAALIVEKGGLFREQRFIPFPQVYSIGANAVTLHRSQQAAKGASLPEILRLFKEKIAVTGAKVVAENGAILGHVTEYFVDTVTGAITGLEIAPAKPAFVQGVAHLDSAFIRTIGKEIIVVTDEASRSLTPVDGGLKKRASQTWEEVKSKSQQFSESISTKIKNLRHSAHRPSEGENSAEPAAKPPGDNQSKSFDTERSS, translated from the coding sequence GTGCGTAAGAGCAAAGAACTCCTCGGCATGCCGGTGGTGAGCCTGGAAGAAGGCCTCCGGGTGGGCCGGGTAACCGGCCTGGTGGTCGATCCCGCAGCGAAAACCGTCGCCGCGCTCATCGTTGAAAAAGGCGGCCTTTTCCGGGAACAGCGCTTTATCCCCTTCCCGCAAGTTTACAGCATCGGCGCTAATGCCGTTACCCTGCACCGTTCCCAACAGGCGGCCAAAGGTGCCAGTCTCCCGGAGATTCTCCGCCTTTTCAAAGAAAAGATTGCGGTAACCGGCGCCAAGGTCGTGGCCGAGAACGGCGCCATCCTCGGTCACGTAACCGAGTACTTCGTCGATACGGTAACCGGCGCCATCACCGGGCTCGAAATCGCTCCCGCAAAACCGGCCTTCGTTCAGGGAGTGGCCCATCTTGATAGCGCCTTTATCCGGACCATCGGCAAGGAAATCATTGTGGTTACGGATGAGGCAAGCCGATCACTGACTCCGGTTGACGGGGGTCTAAAAAAACGGGCCAGCCAGACCTGGGAAGAAGTAAAGAGTAAAAGCCAGCAGTTTAGTGAAAGCATCAGCACAAAAATAAAAAACCTCCGCCATTCGGCCCACAGGCCCAGCGAAGGTGAAAATTCGGCCGAA